A genomic window from Peromyscus maniculatus bairdii isolate BWxNUB_F1_BW_parent chromosome 1, HU_Pman_BW_mat_3.1, whole genome shotgun sequence includes:
- the Cyp2e1 gene encoding cytochrome P450 2E1 isoform X2: protein MLLADESPSFSMTHYKIFVFLQKIPTSLQSEPKNTMAALGITIALLVWVVTLLVISIWKQIYSSWNLPPGPFPFPILGNVFQLDLKDIPKSFTKLAKRFGPVFTLHLGSRRIVVLHGYKAVKEVLLNHKNEFSGRGDIPVFQEYKNKGQPFDPTFLIGCAPCNVIADILFHKRFDYNDKKGRRLMSLFNENFYLLSTPWIQLYNNFADYLRYLPGSHRKIMKNASEIKQYALENAKEHLQSLDSNCPRDVTDCLLIEMEKEKHSKEPMYTMENISVTLADLFFAGTETTSTTLRYGLLILMKYPEIEEKLHEEIDRVIGPSRVPAVKDRLEMPYMDAVVHEIQRFINLVPSNLPHEATQDTMFRGYVIPKGTIVIPTLDSLLYDSQEFPDPEKFKPEHFLNENGKFKYSDYFKAFSAGKRVCVGEGLARMELFLLLSAILQHFNLKSLVDPKEIDLKPVTVGFGSIPPEYKLCVIPRS from the exons ATGTTATTGGCTGATGAGTCACCCTCCTTCTCAATGACACATTataaaatctttgtttttcttcagaaaattcCCACAAGTTTACAGTCGGAGCCCAAAAACACCATGGCTGCTCTTGGTATCACCATTGCCTTGCTGGTGTGGGTGGTCACCCTCCTGGTCATATCCATCTGGAAGCAGATCTACAGCAGTTGGAACCTACCCCCAGGACCCTTCCCATTTCCCATCTTGGGAAATGTTTTTCAGCTGGATTTGAAGGATATCCCCAAGTCCTTCACGAAG CTGGCAAAGCGCTTCGGGCCAGTATTCACACTGCACCTGGGCTCAAGGCGCATCGTGGTCCTGCATGGCTACAAGGCTGTCAAGGAGGTGCTACTGAACCACAAGAATGAGTTCTCTGGCCGAGGAGACATTCCTGTGTTCCAGGAATATAAGAACAAGG gccagcctttcGACCCCACCTTTCTGATTGGCTGTGCACCCTGCAATGTCATTGCGGATATCCTCTTCCACAAACGCTTTGATTACAATGACAAGAAGGGTCGGAGGCTCATGAGTTTGTTCAATGAAAACTTCTACCTGCTGAGTACTCCCTGGATCCAG CTTTACAATAACTTTGCGGATTATCTACGATACCTACCTGGAAGccatagaaaaataatgaaaaatgcgTCTGAAATAAAACAGTACGCCCTTGAAAACGCCAAGGAACACCTTCAGTCACTGGACTCCAACTGCCCCCGTGATGTGACTGACTGTTTGCTTATAGAGATGGAGAAG GAAAAACACAGCAAAGAACCcatgtacacaatggaaaatATTTCTGTGACTTTGGCCGACCTGTTCTTTGCAGGGACAGAGACCACCAGCACAACCCTGAGATATGGGCTGCTGATTCTCATGAAATACCCAGAGATTGAAG AGAAACTTCATGAAGAAATTGACAGAGTTATTGGGCCAAGCCGTGTCCCTGCTGTCAAAGACAGACTGGAGATGCCCTACATGGATGCTGTGGTGCATGAGATTCAGAGATTCATCAATCTTGTCCCCTCCAACCTGCCCCATGAAGCAACCCAAGATACCATGTTCCGAGGATACGTAATCCCCAAG GGTACAATTGTGATTCCAACTCTAGACTCCCTTTTATATGACAGTCAAGAGTTTCCAGATCCAGAGAAGTTTAAACctgagcattttcttaatgaaaatggAAAGTTCAAGTACAGTGACTATTTCAAAGCATTTTCTGCAG GAAAACGTGTGTGTGTTGGAGAAGGCCTGGCCCGCATGGAATTGTTTCTGCTCTTGTCTGCGATTCTGCAGCATTTTAATCTGAAGTCTCTGGTTGACCCAAAGGAGATTGACCTCAAGCCTGTCACAGTTGGCTTTGGCAGTATCCCACCTGAATATAAACTTTGTGTCATTCCCCGCTCATGA
- the Cyp2e1 gene encoding cytochrome P450 2E1 isoform X1 translates to MQLIINQFLRPRKKGMLLADESPSFSMTHYKIFVFLQKIPTSLQSEPKNTMAALGITIALLVWVVTLLVISIWKQIYSSWNLPPGPFPFPILGNVFQLDLKDIPKSFTKLAKRFGPVFTLHLGSRRIVVLHGYKAVKEVLLNHKNEFSGRGDIPVFQEYKNKGIIFNNGPTWKDVRRFSLSILRDWGMGKQGNEARIQREAHFLVEELKKTKGQPFDPTFLIGCAPCNVIADILFHKRFDYNDKKGRRLMSLFNENFYLLSTPWIQLYNNFADYLRYLPGSHRKIMKNASEIKQYALENAKEHLQSLDSNCPRDVTDCLLIEMEKEKHSKEPMYTMENISVTLADLFFAGTETTSTTLRYGLLILMKYPEIEEKLHEEIDRVIGPSRVPAVKDRLEMPYMDAVVHEIQRFINLVPSNLPHEATQDTMFRGYVIPKGTIVIPTLDSLLYDSQEFPDPEKFKPEHFLNENGKFKYSDYFKAFSAGKRVCVGEGLARMELFLLLSAILQHFNLKSLVDPKEIDLKPVTVGFGSIPPEYKLCVIPRS, encoded by the exons ATGCAGCTAATAATAAACCAGTTCCTTAGGCCAAGGAAGAAGGGTATGTTATTGGCTGATGAGTCACCCTCCTTCTCAATGACACATTataaaatctttgtttttcttcagaaaattcCCACAAGTTTACAGTCGGAGCCCAAAAACACCATGGCTGCTCTTGGTATCACCATTGCCTTGCTGGTGTGGGTGGTCACCCTCCTGGTCATATCCATCTGGAAGCAGATCTACAGCAGTTGGAACCTACCCCCAGGACCCTTCCCATTTCCCATCTTGGGAAATGTTTTTCAGCTGGATTTGAAGGATATCCCCAAGTCCTTCACGAAG CTGGCAAAGCGCTTCGGGCCAGTATTCACACTGCACCTGGGCTCAAGGCGCATCGTGGTCCTGCATGGCTACAAGGCTGTCAAGGAGGTGCTACTGAACCACAAGAATGAGTTCTCTGGCCGAGGAGACATTCCTGTGTTCCAGGAATATAAGAACAAGG GGATTATTTTCAATAATGGACCCACTTGGAAGGACGTCCGGCGGTTTTCCCTAAGCATCCTCCGTGACTGGGGAATGGGGAAACAGGGTAACGAGGCCCGCATCCAAAGGGAGGCACACTTCCTGGTGGAAGAGCTCAAGAAGACCAAGG gccagcctttcGACCCCACCTTTCTGATTGGCTGTGCACCCTGCAATGTCATTGCGGATATCCTCTTCCACAAACGCTTTGATTACAATGACAAGAAGGGTCGGAGGCTCATGAGTTTGTTCAATGAAAACTTCTACCTGCTGAGTACTCCCTGGATCCAG CTTTACAATAACTTTGCGGATTATCTACGATACCTACCTGGAAGccatagaaaaataatgaaaaatgcgTCTGAAATAAAACAGTACGCCCTTGAAAACGCCAAGGAACACCTTCAGTCACTGGACTCCAACTGCCCCCGTGATGTGACTGACTGTTTGCTTATAGAGATGGAGAAG GAAAAACACAGCAAAGAACCcatgtacacaatggaaaatATTTCTGTGACTTTGGCCGACCTGTTCTTTGCAGGGACAGAGACCACCAGCACAACCCTGAGATATGGGCTGCTGATTCTCATGAAATACCCAGAGATTGAAG AGAAACTTCATGAAGAAATTGACAGAGTTATTGGGCCAAGCCGTGTCCCTGCTGTCAAAGACAGACTGGAGATGCCCTACATGGATGCTGTGGTGCATGAGATTCAGAGATTCATCAATCTTGTCCCCTCCAACCTGCCCCATGAAGCAACCCAAGATACCATGTTCCGAGGATACGTAATCCCCAAG GGTACAATTGTGATTCCAACTCTAGACTCCCTTTTATATGACAGTCAAGAGTTTCCAGATCCAGAGAAGTTTAAACctgagcattttcttaatgaaaatggAAAGTTCAAGTACAGTGACTATTTCAAAGCATTTTCTGCAG GAAAACGTGTGTGTGTTGGAGAAGGCCTGGCCCGCATGGAATTGTTTCTGCTCTTGTCTGCGATTCTGCAGCATTTTAATCTGAAGTCTCTGGTTGACCCAAAGGAGATTGACCTCAAGCCTGTCACAGTTGGCTTTGGCAGTATCCCACCTGAATATAAACTTTGTGTCATTCCCCGCTCATGA